The following proteins are co-located in the Castanea sativa cultivar Marrone di Chiusa Pesio chromosome 8, ASM4071231v1 genome:
- the LOC142605828 gene encoding uncharacterized protein LOC142605828, whose protein sequence is MAELVHSAQSFMNAEDAIITKKRKKAERMEADLLRHTEQASRPKKAWAGEKKDRDNKKASSSARTDEQAITFTDEDAERVHHPHDDVIVITLLIVDYTTRRVLVDNESSADILYYPTFQQMKFGRDQLRPIHSPLVGFGGMKVQPVGTITLLVVVGAYPQQINKEVNFLVVDCLSSYNIIIGRLTLNSWKAITSTYHLSVKFPTEYGVGQVQGNQRAARECYLAMLSMDEHVQKMNIDEKRITAEPTKVLEDIPLDESNPKKFTRIGESMEKKTKQDLVQFLKKSLDVFAWSDEDMPGIDPSVITHRLNMYPSSNPVRQKKIIFAPERDNAIKEEVLKLAMTKFIREVYYPKCLANVVMIKKANGYNQIKMDEMD, encoded by the exons ATGGCTGAACTCGTACATTCAGCCCAGAGCTTCATGAACGCAGAGGATGCAATCATAaccaagaaaaggaagaaagcaGAACGCATGGAAGCAGATCTCTTGCGCCATACTGAGCAGGCttctcgtccaaagaaggcctGGGCAGGAGAGAAGAAAGACAGGGATAACAAAAAGGCAAGTTCTTCGGCAAGAa CGGACGAGCAAGCCATCACGTTCACAGATGAGGATGCTGAAAGAGtccaccacccacatgacgacgtGATCGTCATCACCTTGCTTATTGTTGACTACACGACTagaagggtgttggtagacaatgaGAGTTCAGCGGACATCTTGTATTACCCcaccttccaacaaatgaagtttggacgagatcagcttcgtcCAATACACTCACCCTTAGTAGGATTTGGAGGGATGAAAGTACAACCCGTGGGTACCATTACGTTGCTTGTGGTGGTAGGAGCATATCCCCAACAGATAAATAAAGaagtaaatttccttgttgttgattgtttATCGTCGTACAACATTATCATTGGAAGACTGACtttaaatagttggaaggcaATAACAtctacctaccatttgtctGTTAAGTTCCCAACTGAGTATGGGGTGGGTCAAGTGCAAGGAAACCAACGAGCCGCCAGAGAGTGCTATCTAGCCATGTTGTCTATGGACGAACACGTACAGAAGATGAATATAGACGAGAAAAGGATCACCGCGGAGCCCACGAAAGTGCTAGAAGACATTCCTTTGGATGAGAGTAACCCCAAAAAGTTTACTAGAATTGGGGAAAgcatggaaaagaaaacaaagcaaGACCTAGTGCAATTTTTGAAGAAGAGCCTTGATGTATTCGCATGGAGTGATGAGGACATGCCAGGTATTGAcccaagtgtcattacccatcgTCTAAACATGTATCCTTCTTCCAATCCGGTACGTcagaagaaaataattttcgCTCCTGaacgagacaatgccattaaagaGGAAGTCCTAAAGCTAGCCATGACAAAATTTATCAGGGAAGTTTATTACCCGAAGTGTTTGGCTAATGTGGTAATGATCAAGAAGGCTAATG gctacaaccaaataaaaatggatGAGATGGATTAA